From Astatotilapia calliptera chromosome 19, fAstCal1.2, whole genome shotgun sequence, a single genomic window includes:
- the mapkbp1 gene encoding mitogen-activated protein kinase-binding protein 1 isoform X2: MAADGTIRSRIRSLLRSPSIKLRRSGTGARHRRELSDKVTLEKVLGITAPGNRALACDPRSGLVAYPAGCVVVLLNPRKNKQHHIFNSSRKAITTLAFSPDGKYVVTGESGHMPAVRVWEVSECIQVCELQEHKYGIACVAFSPNGKYIVSVGYQHDMVVNVWNWKKNVVVASNKVSSKVTAVSFSDDSSYFVTAGNRHVKFWYLDHAKTCKVNATVPLLGRSGLLGELRNNFFSDVACGRGRQAASTFCITSSGLLCEFNDRRLLDKWVELRRVDSVATSQATCLCVTDDFIFCGCSDGTVRAFSPANLHFLCTLPRPHCLGVDVASMVEASQLFSCRPESRYPDTVAVTYDPANRWLSCVYNDHSVYVWDIRDLRDPRKAGKLYSALYHSSCVWSLEMYPEGGGEKGGGGKTCLPRGSFLSCSSDNTIRLWSIDGHSALHRNILSNDLQKVVYVDDNVTGLLDTESVSIAAGTEKAGSSVTEGQQVDQSRAGIRTLRVSPDGHHLASGDRTGILRIHDLDGMAEILNVQAHDSDILCLEFSKPDTGLQLLATAGRDRLIHVLDVGRDYSLVQTLDEHSSSITAVRFAANEGKVRMISCGADKSVYFRTAQQTGEGLEFTRTHHAVRKTTLYDMDVEPTGTYAAVGCQDRSIRIFNISNGKQKKLYKGSQGEDGTLIKVQIDPSGLFIATSCSDKNIGIFDLYSGECVATMFGHSEIITGLKFSNDCRHLITVSGDSCIFVWRLSPELTIRMRQRLADLRPPCSNPSSQSAPQQRAVKLREASTTPVVTMLSDSDKEEEEGEELGCPYSDTAGNVQQETEASDEVYSSRKDGGLSGARLPRRRWSRRMCDADGVLMVKSMLDLRLLDSFCPDKQAETRPLDVSHSHCSKMRKGQGAEELHRTNQELGSTISLQVHRPEFILLSNQSADRENPVLYPDQWEDRVSLAGSEFQVKEACPAAEGARPDKPSPDSGCSLGFSSRLSSPSRPAGYDSEPTELLSMDGNSSELEDEEDRGPGGGECRKPVPQTPDQEAFLKEHFVTLADLSASGSPSRASHSSSESLSISSRFLTQSTATSRTVLPLPSRTSGAGAGEPKTRPLVSEVRPLMEESQRQDGKVPWTQDQTQKQNQAQATSFQDQAQPPHGSNQLRILEEETPSTQQVHRPSPLKKKAQTAVECRRNQGPTARAAASHLNSAGLRKAQSVHSLLTDTGDSAISQMISRPFREEVPPQLLLPPERPVTLPSTPRRPPSTAPPLQRPSPASPRSPSQETAAALAATTPRKSSSSSLTASGPRSYMSPTASSMAKMSRSVSMGDGLNVPEPTDDLAVTSPTPSSQIKETPPPVVAVVPSVTLATPPHAAVVPVVVSSSCSSFLGNHGNQMPPPTRCLQARVSSSSRPLPDKPSLPPFSTVSSSSSQPPPVSVSPLTPARQEAGPPTDGGAGQMDDADEPISVESCRALTNELQSCFKKATHLYRRVSGSSSDESALDQHQMSRVLSEAFQAMKAELDALPLGMLAAEGGLGGVGEVKTAALLEEYSLLLLQAVHRRINSST, translated from the exons GTGTGTGGTCGTGCTGCTGAATCCACGGAAGAACAAACAGCATCACATCTTCAACAGCTCCAG GAAGGCAATCACGACGCTGGCATTTTCGCCGGACGGGAAGTATGTGGTCACAGGAGAG AGTGGTCACATGCCGGCAGTCCGGGTCTGGGAGGTATCAGAGTGCATTCAGGTGTGCGAGCTGCAGGAACATAAATATGGCATTGCGTGCGTGGCGTTCTCTCCAAATGGGAAGTACATTGTCAGCGTGGGCTACCAGCACGACATGGTGGTCAACGTATGGAACTGGAAG AAAAACGTAGTCGTGGCGTCCAATAAGGTGTCCAGCAAAGTGACCGCCGTCTCCTTCTCGGATGACAGCTCCTACTTCGTTACCGCTGGAAACCGACACGTCAAGTTCTGGTACCTGGACCACGCCAAGACCTGCAAG gtgAACGCCACCGTGCCCTTGCTCGGGCGCTCGGGACTGCTCGGCGAGCTGAGGAATAACTTCTTCAGTGATGTGGCGTGTGGGCGGGGCAGACAAGCCGCCTCCACCTTCTGCATCACCTCCTCCGGCCTGCTGTGCGAGTTCAACGACCGGCGGCTCCTCGACAAGTGGGTGGAGTTAAGG AGGGTCGACTCTGTCGCC ACGTCTCAGGCCACCTGTCTGTGTGTCACTGATGACTTCATCTTCTGTGGCTGCTCCGATGGGACGGTTCGAGCCTTCAGCCCCGCCAACCTGCACTTCCTGTGCACCCTGCCCCGGCCACACTGCCTTGGCGTTGATGTCGCCAGTATGGTGGAAGCCAG TCAGCTGTTCTCCTGCAGGCCGGAGTCTCGTTACCCAGACACCGTGGCAGTGACCTACGACCCCGCCAATCGCTGGCTGTCATGTGTCTACAACGACCACAGCGTTTATGTTTGGGATATCCGCGATCTCCGTGACCCCCGCAAGGCGGGAAAACTTTACTCCGCCCTCTATCACTCATCCTGTGTGTGGAGCCTGGAG ATGTACCCCGAGGGTggaggagaaaaaggaggaggTGGTAAAACGTGCCTTCCCCGCGGCTCCTTCCTGTCCTGCTCCTCAGATAACACCATCCGACTGTGGAGCATTGACGGGCACAGCGCCCTCCACAGGAACATCCTGAGCAAC GACCTGCAGAAGGTCGTGTACGTGGACGACAACGTAACTGGCCTCCTGGACACGGAGAGCGTCAGCATTGCTGCGGGTACGGAGAAGGCGGGGTCATCGGTGACAGAGGGGCAGCAGGTGGACCAGAGCAGAGCGGGCATTAGGACCCTGAGAGTCAGCCCCGATGGACATCACCTGGCCTCTGGAGATCGCACAGGGATCCTCAG GATCCACGACCTAGACGGCATGGCGGAAATTCTGAACGTTCAGGCTCACGACTCCGACATCCTCTGCCTCGAGTTCTCCAAACCGgacacag GTCTCCAGTTATTGGCCACGGCCGGCCGGGACCGTCTGATCCACGTCCTGGATGTGGGCAGAGATTACAGCCTGGTTCAGACTCTGGATGAGCACTCGTCCTCCATCACTGCCGTCAGATTTGCTG CCAATGAGGGGAAGGTGAGGATGATCAGCTGCGGCGCCGATAAGAGTGTCTACTTTCGCACGGCTCAGCAG aCAGGGGAGGGATTGGAGTTCACGCGGACGCATCACGCCGTCAGGAAGACGACGCTGTACGACATGGACGTCGAGCCGACCGGGACGTACGCAGCGGTGGGCTGTCAGGACCGCAGCATCAG GATCTTTAACATCAGTAACGGGAAACAGAAGAAGCTCTACAAAGGCTCTCAGGGCGAAGACGGGACGCTCATTAAG GTGCAGATAGACCCGTCGGGGCTCTTCATCGCCACCTCCTGCTCAGACAAGAACATTGGCATCTTCGACCTGTACTCAGGAGAGTGCGTGGCCACCATGTTCGGACACTCGG AGATCATAACGGGGTTAAAGTTCAGCAATGACTGCAGACACCTGATCACCGTGTCAGGAGACAG ctGTATCTTCGTGTGGCGTCTGAGTCCAGAGCTCACCATCAGGATGAGGCAGCGTCTCGCTGACCTTAGACCCCCCTGCAGCAATCCCAGTTCCCAGAGTGCACCTCAGCAGCGAGCCGTGAAGCTCAG GGAGGCGTCAACGACTCCTGTGGTCACCATGTTGTCTGACAGtgacaaggaggaggaggagggggaggagcttGGCTGTCCGTACTCGGACACAGCAGGAAATGTGCAACAGGAAACAG AGGCGTCTGATGAGGTGTACAGCAGCAGGAAG GATGGGGGCTTATCTGGGGCGCGACTCCCTCGCCGGCGCTGGTCCAGGAGGATGTGCGACGCTGACGGGGTTCTGATGGTGAAGTCCATGCTGGACCTGAGACTGCTGGACTCTTTCTGCCCCGACAAGCAGGCGGAG ACACGCCCACTTGATGTTAGCCACTCCCACTGCAGCAAGATGAGGAAGGGTCAAGGTGCGGAGGAGCTTCACAGGACCAATCAGGAGCTTGGGAGCACCATCAGCCTGCAG GTACACAGACCAGAGTTTATCCTCCTGTCCAATCAGAGCGCAGACAGAGAGAACCCAGTGCTGTATCCGGACCAATGGGAGGACAGAGTGAGCCTGGCAGGCAG TGAGTTCCAGGTGAAGGAGGCGTGTCCTGCTGCTGAAGGTGCACGGCCGGACAAACCGAGTCCCGACAGCGGCTGCTCGCTGGGATTCAGCTCCAGACTGTCGAGTCCCAGCAGACCTGCAGGATACG ACTCGGAGCCCACAGAGCTTCTCAGCATGGATGGAAACTCCTCTGAGCTGGAGGACGAGGAAGACAGAGGACCAGGTGGCGGGGAGTGCAGGAAACCCGTACCCCAGACTCCCGACCAGGAGGCGTTCCTGAAGGAGCACTTTGTGACGCTCGCTGACCTTTCTGCCTCAG GAAGTCCGAGCAGAGCGTCTCACAGCTCCAGTGAGAGTCTGAGCATCTCGTCCAGGTTCCTCACCCAAAGCACAGCCACAAG cCGGACCGTGCTTCCTCTCCCATCTCGGACCTCGGGGGCTGGTGCAGGGGAGCCAAAGACTCGTCCGCTGGTCTCCGAGGTCCGACCTCTgatggaagagagccagaggcaGGACGGGAAGGTGCCGTGGACCCAGGACCAAACCCaaaaacagaaccaggctcaggccaCCTCATTTCAGGACCAAGCCCAGCCTCCCCATGGTTCAAACCAGCTCCGCATCCTAGAGGAGGAGACCCCCTCGACCCAGCAGGTCCACCGACCCTCCCCGCTCAAGAAGAAGGCCCAAACTGCAGTGGAGTGCAGGAGGAACCAGGGACCGACAGCCCGGGCTGCTGCCTCCCATCTGAACTCTGCTGGACTTCGAAAGGCTCAGTCAGTCCACAGCCTGCTGACTGACACAG gtgactccGCCATCTCCCAGATGATCTCTCGTCCCTTCAGAGAGGAGGTGCCCCCTCAGCTGCTCCTTCCCCCTGAGCGTCCCGTCACCCTTCCCAGCACCCCCAGACGCCCCCCATCTACGGCACCTCCCCTTCAGAGACCAAGCCCTGCCTCCCCGAGGTCCCCATCACAGGAAACTGCTGCCGCTCTGGCCGCCACCACCCCGAGGAAGTCTTCGTCATCCTCCCTGACTGCATCGGGGCCGCGCTCCTACATGAGCCCCACCGCCAGCTCCATGGCTAAGATGTCCCGCTCTGTCTCCATGGGCGATGGCCTTAACGTCCCCGAACCCACTGACGACCTGGCAGTGACATCACCGACTCCTTCATCTCAAATCAAAGAGACTCCACCTCCTGTTGTCGCCGTGGTTCCCTCTGTTACTCTGGCCACGCCCCCTCACGCAGCTGTGGTCCCAGTTGTCGTCTCTTCGTCTTGCTCCTCGTTTCTGGGGAACCATGGTAACCAGATGCCCCCACCCACCCGCTGTCTCCAGGCTCGCGTCTCCAGTAGCAGCAGGCCGCTTCCTGACAAACCCTCCCTCCCCCCTTTCTCAACGGTGTCCTCATCCTCCTCGCAGCCTCCTCCGGTATCCGTCTCCCCCCTGACTCCCGCACGACAAGAAGCGGGGCCTCCTACAGACGGCGGCGCCGGGCAGATGGACGACGCAG ACGAGCCAATCAGTGTGGAGAGCTGCAGGGCTCTGACCAATGAGCTGCAGAGCTGCTTTAAGAAAGCGACGCACCTGTACAGGAGA gtGAGTGGCTCCTCCTCAGATGAGTCCGCCCTCGACCAGCACCAGATGTCCCGCGTCCTATCAGAGGCCTTCCAGGCGATGAAGGCGGAGCTTGACGCCCTGCCGCTCGGCATGCTGGCAGCGGAGGGGGGGCTGGGAGGTGTGGGAGAGGTGAAGACGGCAGCGCTTCTGGAGGAGTACTCGCTGCTACTCCTGCAGGCGGTTCACAGGAGGATCAACAGCAGCACCTGA
- the mapkbp1 gene encoding mitogen-activated protein kinase-binding protein 1 isoform X1: MAADGTIRSRIRSLLRSPSIKLRRSGTGARHRRELSDKVTLEKVLGITAPGNRALACDPRSGLVAYPAGCVVVLLNPRKNKQHHIFNSSRKAITTLAFSPDGKYVVTGESGHMPAVRVWEVSECIQVCELQEHKYGIACVAFSPNGKYIVSVGYQHDMVVNVWNWKKNVVVASNKVSSKVTAVSFSDDSSYFVTAGNRHVKFWYLDHAKTCKVNATVPLLGRSGLLGELRNNFFSDVACGRGRQAASTFCITSSGLLCEFNDRRLLDKWVELRRVDSVATSQATCLCVTDDFIFCGCSDGTVRAFSPANLHFLCTLPRPHCLGVDVASMVEASQLFSCRPESRYPDTVAVTYDPANRWLSCVYNDHSVYVWDIRDLRDPRKAGKLYSALYHSSCVWSLEMYPEGGGEKGGGGKTCLPRGSFLSCSSDNTIRLWSIDGHSALHRNILSNDLQKVVYVDDNVTGLLDTESVSIAAGTEKAGSSVTEGQQVDQSRAGIRTLRVSPDGHHLASGDRTGILRIHDLDGMAEILNVQAHDSDILCLEFSKPDTGLQLLATAGRDRLIHVLDVGRDYSLVQTLDEHSSSITAVRFAANEGKVRMISCGADKSVYFRTAQQTGEGLEFTRTHHAVRKTTLYDMDVEPTGTYAAVGCQDRSIRIFNISNGKQKKLYKGSQGEDGTLIKVQIDPSGLFIATSCSDKNIGIFDLYSGECVATMFGHSEIITGLKFSNDCRHLITVSGDSCIFVWRLSPELTIRMRQRLADLRPPCSNPSSQSAPQQRAVKLREASTTPVVTMLSDSDKEEEEGEELGCPYSDTAGNVQQETEASDEVYSSRKQDGGLSGARLPRRRWSRRMCDADGVLMVKSMLDLRLLDSFCPDKQAETRPLDVSHSHCSKMRKGQGAEELHRTNQELGSTISLQVHRPEFILLSNQSADRENPVLYPDQWEDRVSLAGSEFQVKEACPAAEGARPDKPSPDSGCSLGFSSRLSSPSRPAGYDSEPTELLSMDGNSSELEDEEDRGPGGGECRKPVPQTPDQEAFLKEHFVTLADLSASGSPSRASHSSSESLSISSRFLTQSTATSRTVLPLPSRTSGAGAGEPKTRPLVSEVRPLMEESQRQDGKVPWTQDQTQKQNQAQATSFQDQAQPPHGSNQLRILEEETPSTQQVHRPSPLKKKAQTAVECRRNQGPTARAAASHLNSAGLRKAQSVHSLLTDTGDSAISQMISRPFREEVPPQLLLPPERPVTLPSTPRRPPSTAPPLQRPSPASPRSPSQETAAALAATTPRKSSSSSLTASGPRSYMSPTASSMAKMSRSVSMGDGLNVPEPTDDLAVTSPTPSSQIKETPPPVVAVVPSVTLATPPHAAVVPVVVSSSCSSFLGNHGNQMPPPTRCLQARVSSSSRPLPDKPSLPPFSTVSSSSSQPPPVSVSPLTPARQEAGPPTDGGAGQMDDADEPISVESCRALTNELQSCFKKATHLYRRVSGSSSDESALDQHQMSRVLSEAFQAMKAELDALPLGMLAAEGGLGGVGEVKTAALLEEYSLLLLQAVHRRINSST; the protein is encoded by the exons GTGTGTGGTCGTGCTGCTGAATCCACGGAAGAACAAACAGCATCACATCTTCAACAGCTCCAG GAAGGCAATCACGACGCTGGCATTTTCGCCGGACGGGAAGTATGTGGTCACAGGAGAG AGTGGTCACATGCCGGCAGTCCGGGTCTGGGAGGTATCAGAGTGCATTCAGGTGTGCGAGCTGCAGGAACATAAATATGGCATTGCGTGCGTGGCGTTCTCTCCAAATGGGAAGTACATTGTCAGCGTGGGCTACCAGCACGACATGGTGGTCAACGTATGGAACTGGAAG AAAAACGTAGTCGTGGCGTCCAATAAGGTGTCCAGCAAAGTGACCGCCGTCTCCTTCTCGGATGACAGCTCCTACTTCGTTACCGCTGGAAACCGACACGTCAAGTTCTGGTACCTGGACCACGCCAAGACCTGCAAG gtgAACGCCACCGTGCCCTTGCTCGGGCGCTCGGGACTGCTCGGCGAGCTGAGGAATAACTTCTTCAGTGATGTGGCGTGTGGGCGGGGCAGACAAGCCGCCTCCACCTTCTGCATCACCTCCTCCGGCCTGCTGTGCGAGTTCAACGACCGGCGGCTCCTCGACAAGTGGGTGGAGTTAAGG AGGGTCGACTCTGTCGCC ACGTCTCAGGCCACCTGTCTGTGTGTCACTGATGACTTCATCTTCTGTGGCTGCTCCGATGGGACGGTTCGAGCCTTCAGCCCCGCCAACCTGCACTTCCTGTGCACCCTGCCCCGGCCACACTGCCTTGGCGTTGATGTCGCCAGTATGGTGGAAGCCAG TCAGCTGTTCTCCTGCAGGCCGGAGTCTCGTTACCCAGACACCGTGGCAGTGACCTACGACCCCGCCAATCGCTGGCTGTCATGTGTCTACAACGACCACAGCGTTTATGTTTGGGATATCCGCGATCTCCGTGACCCCCGCAAGGCGGGAAAACTTTACTCCGCCCTCTATCACTCATCCTGTGTGTGGAGCCTGGAG ATGTACCCCGAGGGTggaggagaaaaaggaggaggTGGTAAAACGTGCCTTCCCCGCGGCTCCTTCCTGTCCTGCTCCTCAGATAACACCATCCGACTGTGGAGCATTGACGGGCACAGCGCCCTCCACAGGAACATCCTGAGCAAC GACCTGCAGAAGGTCGTGTACGTGGACGACAACGTAACTGGCCTCCTGGACACGGAGAGCGTCAGCATTGCTGCGGGTACGGAGAAGGCGGGGTCATCGGTGACAGAGGGGCAGCAGGTGGACCAGAGCAGAGCGGGCATTAGGACCCTGAGAGTCAGCCCCGATGGACATCACCTGGCCTCTGGAGATCGCACAGGGATCCTCAG GATCCACGACCTAGACGGCATGGCGGAAATTCTGAACGTTCAGGCTCACGACTCCGACATCCTCTGCCTCGAGTTCTCCAAACCGgacacag GTCTCCAGTTATTGGCCACGGCCGGCCGGGACCGTCTGATCCACGTCCTGGATGTGGGCAGAGATTACAGCCTGGTTCAGACTCTGGATGAGCACTCGTCCTCCATCACTGCCGTCAGATTTGCTG CCAATGAGGGGAAGGTGAGGATGATCAGCTGCGGCGCCGATAAGAGTGTCTACTTTCGCACGGCTCAGCAG aCAGGGGAGGGATTGGAGTTCACGCGGACGCATCACGCCGTCAGGAAGACGACGCTGTACGACATGGACGTCGAGCCGACCGGGACGTACGCAGCGGTGGGCTGTCAGGACCGCAGCATCAG GATCTTTAACATCAGTAACGGGAAACAGAAGAAGCTCTACAAAGGCTCTCAGGGCGAAGACGGGACGCTCATTAAG GTGCAGATAGACCCGTCGGGGCTCTTCATCGCCACCTCCTGCTCAGACAAGAACATTGGCATCTTCGACCTGTACTCAGGAGAGTGCGTGGCCACCATGTTCGGACACTCGG AGATCATAACGGGGTTAAAGTTCAGCAATGACTGCAGACACCTGATCACCGTGTCAGGAGACAG ctGTATCTTCGTGTGGCGTCTGAGTCCAGAGCTCACCATCAGGATGAGGCAGCGTCTCGCTGACCTTAGACCCCCCTGCAGCAATCCCAGTTCCCAGAGTGCACCTCAGCAGCGAGCCGTGAAGCTCAG GGAGGCGTCAACGACTCCTGTGGTCACCATGTTGTCTGACAGtgacaaggaggaggaggagggggaggagcttGGCTGTCCGTACTCGGACACAGCAGGAAATGTGCAACAGGAAACAG AGGCGTCTGATGAGGTGTACAGCAGCAGGAAG CAGGATGGGGGCTTATCTGGGGCGCGACTCCCTCGCCGGCGCTGGTCCAGGAGGATGTGCGACGCTGACGGGGTTCTGATGGTGAAGTCCATGCTGGACCTGAGACTGCTGGACTCTTTCTGCCCCGACAAGCAGGCGGAG ACACGCCCACTTGATGTTAGCCACTCCCACTGCAGCAAGATGAGGAAGGGTCAAGGTGCGGAGGAGCTTCACAGGACCAATCAGGAGCTTGGGAGCACCATCAGCCTGCAG GTACACAGACCAGAGTTTATCCTCCTGTCCAATCAGAGCGCAGACAGAGAGAACCCAGTGCTGTATCCGGACCAATGGGAGGACAGAGTGAGCCTGGCAGGCAG TGAGTTCCAGGTGAAGGAGGCGTGTCCTGCTGCTGAAGGTGCACGGCCGGACAAACCGAGTCCCGACAGCGGCTGCTCGCTGGGATTCAGCTCCAGACTGTCGAGTCCCAGCAGACCTGCAGGATACG ACTCGGAGCCCACAGAGCTTCTCAGCATGGATGGAAACTCCTCTGAGCTGGAGGACGAGGAAGACAGAGGACCAGGTGGCGGGGAGTGCAGGAAACCCGTACCCCAGACTCCCGACCAGGAGGCGTTCCTGAAGGAGCACTTTGTGACGCTCGCTGACCTTTCTGCCTCAG GAAGTCCGAGCAGAGCGTCTCACAGCTCCAGTGAGAGTCTGAGCATCTCGTCCAGGTTCCTCACCCAAAGCACAGCCACAAG cCGGACCGTGCTTCCTCTCCCATCTCGGACCTCGGGGGCTGGTGCAGGGGAGCCAAAGACTCGTCCGCTGGTCTCCGAGGTCCGACCTCTgatggaagagagccagaggcaGGACGGGAAGGTGCCGTGGACCCAGGACCAAACCCaaaaacagaaccaggctcaggccaCCTCATTTCAGGACCAAGCCCAGCCTCCCCATGGTTCAAACCAGCTCCGCATCCTAGAGGAGGAGACCCCCTCGACCCAGCAGGTCCACCGACCCTCCCCGCTCAAGAAGAAGGCCCAAACTGCAGTGGAGTGCAGGAGGAACCAGGGACCGACAGCCCGGGCTGCTGCCTCCCATCTGAACTCTGCTGGACTTCGAAAGGCTCAGTCAGTCCACAGCCTGCTGACTGACACAG gtgactccGCCATCTCCCAGATGATCTCTCGTCCCTTCAGAGAGGAGGTGCCCCCTCAGCTGCTCCTTCCCCCTGAGCGTCCCGTCACCCTTCCCAGCACCCCCAGACGCCCCCCATCTACGGCACCTCCCCTTCAGAGACCAAGCCCTGCCTCCCCGAGGTCCCCATCACAGGAAACTGCTGCCGCTCTGGCCGCCACCACCCCGAGGAAGTCTTCGTCATCCTCCCTGACTGCATCGGGGCCGCGCTCCTACATGAGCCCCACCGCCAGCTCCATGGCTAAGATGTCCCGCTCTGTCTCCATGGGCGATGGCCTTAACGTCCCCGAACCCACTGACGACCTGGCAGTGACATCACCGACTCCTTCATCTCAAATCAAAGAGACTCCACCTCCTGTTGTCGCCGTGGTTCCCTCTGTTACTCTGGCCACGCCCCCTCACGCAGCTGTGGTCCCAGTTGTCGTCTCTTCGTCTTGCTCCTCGTTTCTGGGGAACCATGGTAACCAGATGCCCCCACCCACCCGCTGTCTCCAGGCTCGCGTCTCCAGTAGCAGCAGGCCGCTTCCTGACAAACCCTCCCTCCCCCCTTTCTCAACGGTGTCCTCATCCTCCTCGCAGCCTCCTCCGGTATCCGTCTCCCCCCTGACTCCCGCACGACAAGAAGCGGGGCCTCCTACAGACGGCGGCGCCGGGCAGATGGACGACGCAG ACGAGCCAATCAGTGTGGAGAGCTGCAGGGCTCTGACCAATGAGCTGCAGAGCTGCTTTAAGAAAGCGACGCACCTGTACAGGAGA gtGAGTGGCTCCTCCTCAGATGAGTCCGCCCTCGACCAGCACCAGATGTCCCGCGTCCTATCAGAGGCCTTCCAGGCGATGAAGGCGGAGCTTGACGCCCTGCCGCTCGGCATGCTGGCAGCGGAGGGGGGGCTGGGAGGTGTGGGAGAGGTGAAGACGGCAGCGCTTCTGGAGGAGTACTCGCTGCTACTCCTGCAGGCGGTTCACAGGAGGATCAACAGCAGCACCTGA